One window of Hydractinia symbiolongicarpus strain clone_291-10 chromosome 3, HSymV2.1, whole genome shotgun sequence genomic DNA carries:
- the LOC130636831 gene encoding uncharacterized protein LOC130636831 has product MSHRYSRRNNFSQYTNFSRHSNFSRPLQHIHRRHIPVADELCHLSSTISRSSYKTSYQADFEGKDFSKVYPKRLSLPPGNLSLVVNAHCIASMKKADVICNTKTDKDNQTSVPPDASMVGLETCKKNTFEKQASMICKTRYGKNKSKDFPAIGIVPGENFKQIEDHWLPGLR; this is encoded by the exons ATGAGTCATAGATATTCGCGACGCAATAACTTTTCGCAATACACTAACTTTTCGCGACATAGTAACTTTTCGCGACCGCTGCAACATATTCATCGTCGTCACATCCCTGTTGCTGATGAACTCTGTCATCTTTCTTCTACGATTAGTAGATCAAGCTACAAAACGTCGTATCAAGCAGACTTTGAAGGAAAAGACTTCAGTAAAGTCTATCCAAAACGTCTTTCCCTGCCGCCTGGAAATCTCTCCCTTGTCGTCAACGCACACTGTATAGCGAGTATGAAGAAGGCTGATGTAATATGTAACACTAAAACAGACAAAGATAATCAAACAA GTGTTCCACCTGATGCATCGATGGTGGGACTCGAAACTTGCAAGAAAAACACGTTTGAAAAACAAGCCTCAATGATTTGTAAAACGCGGtatggaaaaaataaatcaaaagatTTTCCGGCTATTGGAATTGTTCCAGGCGAAAACTTCAAACAAATTGAAGATCATTGGTTGCCAGGTTTAAGATAA
- the LOC130635711 gene encoding ribonuclease H2 subunit B-like — protein MPTLRSQINKLPTTNMQTATKEKKQWIMIGSNDMLMDDNHEKSFHKIPHPHNGVPSLFLFYEKKVYELMKFKEEYRSWFIDDSVQKDGALHIVTPVDPLFLVLPYFEKAAEKDQYTTLDNILHDDNHNIGLAKLEHCVDKEMLQNICTCKGDDDFTAYKLNEDKILEWLSKKVHKLSLHLQKSSINVCPGAQLSSFVKSSTGKKSEDDCLRYAWTTISDYITSSWSEKLKDKLSIKDAIKLVKEDDGTPPAKKQKLNSNTECLEDYRDHSGKKTKKSATKLTSQQKSLLKVNKKGMKSMTSFFKSTPKK, from the exons ATGCCAACATTACGatctcaaataaataaattaccaaCTACAAACATGCAAACGGcaacaaaagagaaaaaacaatggATTATGATTGGATCTA atgatATGCTGATGGATGACAATCACGAAAAATCATTTCATAAGATACCACATCCACATAATG GTGTTCCAAGTTTGTTTCtgttttatgagaaaaaagttTATGAATTAATGAAGTTCAAAGAAGAATATAGATCTTGGTTTATTGACGATTCAGTGCAAAAAG ATGGAGCATTGCACATAGTCACACCTGTTGATCCTCTATTTTTGGTTCTGCCATATTTTGAAAAAGCTGCAGAAAAG GATCAATACACAACTTTAGATAACATATTACATGACGACAACCACAATATTGGTCTTGCTAAATTGGAACATTGTGTTGATAAAGAGATGTTGCAGAATATTTGTACGTGCAAGGGTGATGATGACTTTACAGCATATAAGTTGAACGAAGACAAAATATTAGAGTGGCTGTCCAAAAAG GTTCATAAGTTGTCACTACATCTTCAAAAGTCAAGCATCAATGTATGTCCAGGTGCACAGTTATCAAGTTTTGTTAAATCATCAACAGGAAAGAAAAGTGAAG ATGATTGTTTGAGGTATGCATGGACAACCATTTCGGATTACATCACGTCTAGTTGGTCTGAGAAATTGAAAGATAAGCTGAG TATAAAAGATGCAATAAAGTTAGTTAAAGAGGATGATGGTACGCCGCCAGCGAAG AAACAAAAGTTAAACAGCAATACTGAATGTTTGGAGGATTATCGAGATCATTCTGGTAAAAAGACCAAG AAATCTGCTACAAAATTGACGTCACAGCAGAAGTCGCTGTTAAAAGTCAACAAAAAAGGAATGAAATCCATGACAAGCTTTTTTAAAAGCACTCCAAAAAAATGA